The Sulfitobacter donghicola DSW-25 = KCTC 12864 = JCM 14565 genome has a segment encoding these proteins:
- a CDS encoding helix-turn-helix transcriptional regulator has protein sequence MTLQPIQPNNENEFNQAQIVNLGMDPLLTIDDISNWMQLHKATLWRWVSEGSFPRGQKLGRATRWRKSVVEQWLADHAERAAADVAHEAAEAGHTA, from the coding sequence ATGACGCTTCAACCAATTCAACCAAATAACGAAAATGAATTTAATCAGGCCCAGATTGTCAACTTGGGCATGGATCCTCTACTCACGATCGACGACATCTCAAATTGGATGCAACTGCACAAAGCGACCCTATGGCGATGGGTTTCAGAGGGCAGCTTCCCTCGCGGCCAGAAGCTGGGGAGGGCCACCAGATGGAGAAAGAGCGTTGTTGAACAGTGGCTTGCAGACCACGCGGAGCGAGCAGCCGCTGACGTAGCGCATGAAGCCGCCGAGGCAGGCCACACCGCCTGA
- a CDS encoding cupin domain-containing protein gives MELNADFKSRVVIHSDQIEWVASPMPGVDRRMLDRIGDEVARATSIVRYAPNSKFSAHTHTGGEEFIVLEGVFQDEHGDFPAGTYVRNPPTTSHTPGSDDGCVIFVKLWQFDMDDRTQFRKTMAEELATPVNGVATAELHRDAREIVSYSHLDADAVLVNSGTGGIEMLVIDGSVSEGGETLGKGAWLRLPEGHALNVTAGPTGAKVWLKTGHLAYAQAPRI, from the coding sequence ATGGAACTGAATGCCGATTTCAAATCTCGTGTTGTTATTCACTCTGACCAAATCGAATGGGTTGCATCCCCGATGCCAGGTGTAGACCGCCGCATGTTGGACCGGATCGGTGATGAAGTCGCCCGCGCGACCTCGATTGTGCGTTATGCTCCGAATAGCAAATTCTCGGCCCACACCCATACTGGCGGCGAAGAGTTCATCGTGCTGGAGGGGGTGTTTCAGGACGAACATGGCGACTTTCCTGCTGGAACCTATGTGCGCAATCCCCCCACCACCTCCCATACACCTGGGTCCGACGACGGATGCGTAATTTTCGTGAAACTATGGCAGTTTGACATGGACGACCGCACGCAATTTCGCAAAACCATGGCCGAGGAACTAGCAACGCCAGTCAATGGTGTCGCAACGGCTGAGCTGCACCGAGATGCCCGCGAAATCGTATCCTATAGCCATCTCGATGCCGATGCTGTCCTTGTCAATTCTGGCACAGGAGGCATCGAAATGCTGGTCATTGATGGCTCTGTTTCTGAAGGGGGCGAGACCCTTGGAAAAGGTGCTTGGCTGCGCCTGCCAGAAGGCCATGCGTTGAATGTGACTGCGGGGCCAACTGGCGCGAAGGTATGGCTCAAAACCGGCCATTTGGCCTATGCACAAGCACCGCGGATTTAA
- a CDS encoding DNA gyrase inhibitor YacG — MSCPICDGETDQKYRPFCSRRCADIDLAKWLSGSYATPSSDPEDIEKAYEALENSPVSKPH, encoded by the coding sequence ATGAGTTGCCCGATTTGCGACGGCGAAACCGACCAAAAATACCGCCCGTTCTGTTCACGCAGGTGCGCAGACATAGATTTGGCTAAATGGCTGTCAGGTTCTTATGCAACCCCATCCAGCGATCCTGAAGACATAGAAAAGGCCTATGAAGCCTTAGAAAACAGTCCCGTTTCCAAGCCGCATTAG
- the infA gene encoding translation initiation factor IF-1, with product MAKEDTLEFPGVVKELLPNATFRVELENGHEIIAHTAGKMRKNRIRVLAGDKVQVEMTPYDLTKGRINYRFK from the coding sequence ATGGCCAAGGAAGATACGCTCGAATTTCCCGGTGTCGTTAAAGAACTCCTGCCAAATGCGACGTTCCGGGTCGAGCTTGAAAACGGCCATGAGATCATCGCACATACGGCAGGTAAAATGCGCAAGAACCGCATCCGCGTTCTGGCAGGTGATAAGGTACAGGTCGAAATGACCCCTTATGATTTGACCAAAGGCCGGATCAACTATCGTTTCAAGTAA
- a CDS encoding ribonuclease E/G: MKGRTIILDHLGDIEAAALVVDGKLEDLLVDSSDAPRVGTIYRAIADRPVKGQGGMFLKTPDGSAFLRQIKGLAPGQPILVQVTGFAEDGKAIPVTSKILFKSRYAIITPDAPGLNISRSIREELERDRLLEIAHDAMDGADYGLILRSCCAGADGEEIAEDIEAMLALAQTVLNDDDSSMETLSEGDGPHVLAWRDWVEQAEVVTEAGGFEERGVLDDLDALAQDRVGLSGGASMYVESTRALVAVDVNTGADASLAAGIKANMACARALPRALRLRGLGGQIVLDLAPMPKKDRRPFETALRAAFRADEVETTLVGWTPLGHYELQRKRARAPLSELLA; this comes from the coding sequence ATGAAAGGCCGTACAATCATTCTGGACCACCTAGGTGACATCGAAGCGGCGGCTTTGGTTGTTGATGGCAAGCTGGAAGACTTGCTGGTGGATAGCTCGGATGCGCCACGGGTTGGCACGATCTATCGCGCGATTGCCGACCGTCCGGTAAAGGGGCAGGGCGGGATGTTCCTGAAAACCCCTGATGGCTCTGCGTTTTTACGCCAGATCAAGGGCCTTGCACCGGGGCAGCCCATTTTGGTGCAGGTCACTGGCTTTGCCGAGGATGGCAAAGCGATTCCCGTGACCTCCAAGATTTTGTTCAAAAGCCGCTATGCGATCATTACGCCCGATGCGCCGGGGCTGAACATTTCTCGATCGATCAGAGAGGAACTCGAGCGGGACCGCCTTTTGGAGATCGCCCATGACGCTATGGATGGCGCCGACTATGGCCTGATTCTACGTTCATGCTGCGCAGGGGCTGACGGCGAAGAGATTGCCGAAGACATCGAGGCGATGCTGGCTCTTGCCCAGACGGTGCTGAACGATGATGATTCTTCTATGGAGACCCTATCGGAAGGGGATGGCCCCCATGTTCTGGCATGGCGTGACTGGGTTGAGCAGGCAGAAGTTGTGACCGAGGCAGGCGGGTTTGAAGAACGCGGCGTTTTGGATGATTTAGATGCGCTTGCTCAGGATCGCGTAGGCCTGTCTGGTGGCGCATCTATGTATGTCGAATCGACGCGCGCCTTGGTTGCCGTAGATGTGAATACTGGGGCAGATGCCTCATTGGCTGCTGGGATCAAGGCGAATATGGCCTGCGCACGTGCTTTGCCCCGTGCGTTGCGCCTGCGGGGGCTAGGGGGGCAGATCGTCCTTGATTTGGCTCCCATGCCCAAAAAGGACCGCCGCCCCTTTGAGACAGCCCTTAGGGCCGCATTTCGCGCGGATGAAGTGGAAACCACCTTGGTGGGTTGGACACCTTTGGGCCACTATGAGTTGCAACGAAAGCGTGCGCGCGCACCGCTAAGTGAGCTGCTGGCATGA
- the cas2 gene encoding CRISPR-associated endonuclease Cas2 → MATETHILSGYRLMWIMVMFDLPTDTKPQRKAATAFRNFLLDDGFERSQFSVYARFVNGKEAFQTRVNRIERNLPETGDIQILNFTDRQYRDIVHFADQGRKSARKNPEQLVMF, encoded by the coding sequence ATGGCGACTGAAACCCACATATTATCGGGGTATAGACTGATGTGGATCATGGTAATGTTCGACCTACCCACCGACACCAAACCGCAACGCAAAGCGGCAACAGCGTTTCGGAATTTTCTTTTGGATGATGGGTTCGAGCGCAGTCAGTTTTCTGTCTACGCCCGTTTTGTGAATGGCAAAGAGGCATTCCAGACCCGTGTGAACCGAATCGAGCGAAATTTACCTGAAACCGGAGATATCCAAATCCTCAACTTCACCGACCGCCAATACCGTGATATCGTCCATTTCGCGGATCAGGGCAGGAAGAGTGCCCGCAAGAATCCAGAGCAATTGGTGATGTTTTGA
- a CDS encoding tyrosine-type recombinase/integrase produces the protein MAAIHKLSARQIETLPSGKHGDGGGLWLNVRDGGSRQWVLRVTVHGRRREMGLGGYPALSLKKAREVATHWRTMAKAGVDPVKAREKERRDALRNLHQFADVARDAFEARKAELKDEGNAGRWMSPLERHIIPKIGKVPVSEIDQIDIRDALKPIWHEKADTARKAMNRIGIVLKHAAALGLDVDLQACEKAKALLGKTRHVAKHVPAMPWQEVPAFYEDLSDGTVTHLALRLLILTGVRSQPLRLLTLDQLDGDTWTIPAENMKGAKGKTSDFRVPLSTEAQRVIEQALPHSRNNLLFSGSRGRSPISDMTLSQYMARASLEARPHGFRTSLRTWIAECTDAPHEIAEMTLAHATGNSVSRAYQRSDLLEQRRALLERWASHVTGLSGQLVKLHG, from the coding sequence ATGGCCGCAATTCACAAACTCAGCGCCAGACAGATCGAAACACTACCATCAGGAAAGCATGGCGATGGCGGCGGTCTCTGGTTGAACGTGAGGGATGGCGGATCAAGGCAGTGGGTTTTGCGCGTCACGGTCCACGGCCGGCGGCGTGAGATGGGTTTGGGTGGGTACCCAGCCCTAAGCCTCAAGAAGGCACGCGAGGTAGCTACACACTGGCGTACGATGGCCAAGGCGGGAGTTGACCCCGTGAAGGCACGCGAGAAAGAGCGCCGCGATGCTCTGCGCAACCTTCACCAGTTTGCGGATGTGGCGAGGGATGCCTTTGAAGCGCGCAAGGCCGAATTGAAAGACGAGGGGAATGCTGGACGCTGGATGAGCCCCCTCGAGCGGCACATAATTCCAAAGATCGGCAAGGTTCCAGTATCAGAAATTGACCAGATCGACATAAGGGACGCGCTGAAACCCATCTGGCATGAAAAAGCAGACACGGCACGAAAAGCGATGAACCGTATCGGGATTGTCCTGAAACATGCGGCGGCGCTTGGATTGGACGTCGATTTGCAGGCTTGCGAAAAGGCCAAGGCTCTCTTGGGCAAGACGCGCCATGTTGCAAAACATGTACCCGCGATGCCGTGGCAGGAGGTTCCAGCCTTTTATGAAGACCTATCAGACGGCACAGTGACCCATCTAGCTTTGCGACTGCTGATCCTAACGGGCGTGCGCTCACAGCCCTTGAGGTTACTCACACTGGACCAACTCGACGGCGATACGTGGACGATCCCAGCAGAGAATATGAAGGGCGCAAAGGGCAAAACCTCGGACTTTCGTGTACCTCTCTCGACTGAGGCCCAGCGCGTGATCGAACAAGCGTTGCCTCATTCCCGCAATAACCTGCTATTTTCGGGCTCCCGCGGCCGCTCACCGATTAGCGATATGACCCTCAGTCAGTATATGGCCCGAGCAAGCCTAGAGGCGCGGCCTCATGGGTTCCGCACGTCCCTGCGTACTTGGATAGCGGAGTGTACAGATGCGCCACACGAGATAGCAGAAATGACGCTTGCACACGCCACGGGCAACAGTGTGAGCCGAGCATACCAGCGCAGTGACCTGTTGGAGCAACGCCGCGCCCTGCTTGAGAGATGGGCTAGCCATGTAACAGGCCTATCAGGCCAGTTGGTGAAGCTGCATGGTTAG
- a CDS encoding DUF2322 family protein, which produces MISPTLSFKENLHLLPSTQNLARIDLLDQDGTLVGSIENAPGQQGSLAVYGYLQQCFGTLNAKAAEHGLDVFAEHTADAKNRPGAHPNIDRLLKIIDGDAPLEIRPIKA; this is translated from the coding sequence ATGATTAGCCCAACTTTATCCTTTAAGGAAAATTTGCACCTATTGCCCTCCACGCAAAACCTCGCGCGCATCGATCTTCTTGATCAAGACGGGACTCTTGTTGGGTCCATTGAAAATGCACCAGGGCAGCAAGGATCGCTTGCGGTTTATGGTTATCTTCAGCAGTGTTTTGGTACCCTTAACGCCAAAGCAGCAGAGCATGGCCTCGATGTTTTTGCCGAACACACAGCCGATGCCAAAAACCGCCCCGGAGCGCACCCCAACATTGACCGCTTGCTCAAAATCATAGACGGCGACGCACCGTTAGAAATTCGCCCCATTAAAGCTTAG
- a CDS encoding Maf family protein, whose amino-acid sequence MKFILGSGSPRRKELLAQIGVFADDIRAPDIDETPNKAELPRPYCTRMAREKVAAVPADADDIVLCADTTVALGRRILGKPADRAEAEAFLRSMSGRRHKVITAVAIKRGSQIWERDVVSTVRMKNLAEDELKAYLDTGDWNGKAGGYGIQGPAGVLIPWISGSFTGIVGLPLAETANLLRASGYPIYGEGS is encoded by the coding sequence ATGAAATTTATCCTCGGATCAGGATCACCGCGCCGCAAGGAATTGTTGGCGCAAATAGGCGTTTTTGCGGATGATATTCGCGCGCCTGATATTGACGAAACCCCGAACAAGGCTGAACTGCCGCGCCCTTATTGCACGCGTATGGCGCGCGAAAAGGTGGCGGCTGTGCCCGCTGACGCGGATGATATCGTTCTTTGCGCGGACACAACCGTAGCTTTGGGTCGCCGTATTTTGGGCAAGCCAGCTGATCGCGCCGAGGCCGAGGCGTTTTTGCGTTCCATGTCCGGTCGCCGCCACAAGGTGATCACCGCTGTCGCCATTAAACGCGGCAGCCAGATATGGGAACGCGACGTTGTCAGCACCGTGCGCATGAAGAACCTCGCCGAAGATGAGCTGAAAGCCTACCTTGATACAGGCGATTGGAATGGCAAAGCAGGCGGATATGGCATTCAAGGCCCCGCTGGTGTTCTCATTCCTTGGATTTCAGGATCGTTTACAGGCATTGTGGGCTTACCTCTTGCCGAAACAGCAAATCTGCTGCGCGCCAGCGGTTACCCGATTTATGGAGAAGGCTCATGA
- a CDS encoding flavin monoamine oxidase family protein encodes MTVLIIGGGLSGLGLAYALEAQGEDYHLIEARGRYGGRIKTERLGDGYFDLGPAWFWPDQPRIAALIAQLGLRKFDQFASGDMVFEDETARVQRNRGFSSMEGSWRLHGGLGALIDALSGALPETRKSLNAAVKEITKTETGITATLTTGETFHADHVVLSMPPRTAAKITFTPALPDETMRSLQSVPTWMAGHAKSVAVYDTPFWRHEGLSGDAQSRFGPMVEIHDASPDIGGPYALFGFIGVPPQGRVDGQTLRDHVTEQFVRLFGAQAANPKQLYIKDWAFDPYTATSADHAPLYAHPTYSMPANLSNLWGGQLQISGTEVAPHFGGFLEGALEAAENTLAALKAQKVISQGAN; translated from the coding sequence ATGACTGTGCTGATCATTGGCGGCGGGCTTTCTGGTCTCGGCCTTGCCTATGCGCTTGAGGCGCAGGGCGAGGACTATCACCTAATCGAAGCACGTGGACGGTACGGTGGCCGCATCAAGACTGAGCGCTTGGGAGATGGGTATTTCGATTTGGGGCCAGCATGGTTTTGGCCCGACCAGCCGAGAATTGCTGCGCTGATCGCTCAACTGGGGCTGAGAAAATTCGATCAATTCGCATCAGGAGACATGGTTTTCGAAGACGAAACTGCGCGCGTGCAACGCAACCGCGGCTTTTCGTCTATGGAGGGGTCTTGGCGGCTTCACGGGGGGCTTGGCGCCCTCATCGACGCCCTATCGGGCGCTTTGCCAGAGACCCGAAAATCCCTGAATGCAGCTGTAAAAGAGATTACCAAAACCGAAACAGGCATCACCGCCACCCTCACCACAGGTGAAACATTTCACGCGGATCATGTGGTTTTGTCGATGCCTCCGCGCACCGCGGCCAAGATTACCTTTACCCCCGCGTTGCCAGACGAAACAATGCGCAGCTTGCAGAGCGTCCCGACATGGATGGCGGGGCACGCCAAGTCCGTCGCTGTCTATGACACACCGTTTTGGCGCCATGAGGGGTTATCGGGGGATGCGCAAAGCCGCTTTGGGCCGATGGTCGAAATCCACGATGCATCTCCTGACATCGGCGGGCCTTATGCATTATTCGGGTTTATTGGCGTACCACCGCAAGGGCGCGTTGATGGGCAGACCCTGCGTGACCATGTGACCGAACAGTTTGTGCGTCTGTTCGGCGCCCAAGCCGCCAACCCCAAACAGCTTTATATCAAAGACTGGGCTTTTGATCCCTACACCGCAACCAGCGCCGACCACGCGCCGCTATATGCCCATCCGACCTATTCGATGCCCGCAAACCTGAGCAACCTTTGGGGTGGTCAGCTCCAGATTTCAGGAACCGAGGTGGCGCCTCATTTTGGTGGTTTTCTGGAAGGGGCATTAGAGGCCGCTGAAAATACATTGGCAGCTTTGAAGGCCCAAAAGGTGATATCCCAAGGTGCCAACTGA
- the cas1 gene encoding type II CRISPR-associated endonuclease Cas1 — MDQIVDISTDGRYLSRERGFLKVSDDGDEVGRVPFDQIAGVIVHAHGTTWSTSLLVELAERGVPVVLCAANHAPKSVLLPLEGHHLQGARMRAQWQAKAPFLKQAWKQVIIAKIQMQAAALDAVGESPFPLHMMTRKVQSGDPTNVEAQAARHYWPRLMGPDFRRDTGGSDENALLNYGYTVLRAATSRAVVAAGLHPTIGLFHANRGNAFAMADDLMEPFRPLVDLSVRRIVQEHGPDVDSSAKIALARLIATDLPLGDGITPVSVALSKLTTSLGQSFEATKLRLALPNPPDKLTLASLGQCNGD; from the coding sequence TTGGATCAGATTGTAGATATTTCGACAGACGGACGATACCTGTCGCGTGAACGCGGGTTTTTAAAGGTCTCCGATGACGGCGATGAGGTAGGTCGCGTGCCGTTTGACCAGATCGCAGGCGTCATTGTTCACGCCCACGGTACCACATGGTCGACATCGCTTTTGGTAGAGCTCGCTGAGCGCGGTGTGCCAGTTGTTTTATGTGCCGCTAACCATGCCCCGAAATCCGTTTTGCTGCCGCTTGAAGGCCATCACCTGCAAGGCGCCAGGATGCGTGCCCAGTGGCAAGCCAAGGCACCTTTTCTAAAGCAGGCTTGGAAGCAGGTAATCATCGCTAAGATCCAAATGCAGGCAGCTGCACTTGATGCCGTCGGCGAGTCCCCCTTCCCCTTGCACATGATGACCCGCAAGGTGCAATCGGGCGATCCCACAAACGTCGAGGCACAGGCCGCGCGTCACTACTGGCCCCGATTGATGGGGCCGGACTTTCGCCGCGATACGGGCGGAAGTGATGAAAACGCGTTGTTGAATTACGGATATACCGTGCTGCGTGCCGCAACATCCCGAGCTGTGGTCGCGGCGGGCCTGCATCCGACAATAGGCCTGTTTCACGCAAACCGCGGCAACGCCTTTGCGATGGCGGATGACCTGATGGAACCCTTTCGTCCCTTGGTCGATCTGAGCGTGAGGCGCATTGTTCAGGAACATGGCCCAGATGTAGACAGCAGCGCCAAAATTGCGCTTGCGCGACTGATAGCGACAGACCTGCCGCTGGGCGATGGCATCACGCCTGTCTCTGTTGCCCTCTCGAAGCTCACCACGTCACTAGGTCAGAGTTTCGAGGCCACGAAGCTACGCCTCGCTCTGCCAAACCCGCCTGACAAATTGACACTTGCAAGTCTGGGGCAATGCAATGGCGACTGA
- the cas9 gene encoding type II CRISPR RNA-guided endonuclease Cas9 (Cas9, originally named Csn1, is the large, multifunctional signature protein of type II CRISPR/Cas systems. It is well known even to general audiences because its RNA-guided endonuclease activity has made it a popular tool for custom editing of eukaryotic genomes.): MRLGLDIGSTSIGWWIYETTDGQITSVIDGGVRIFSDGRDPKSKGSLAVDRRVARAQRRRRDRYLRRKAALMKRMAEVGLMPSDPKQAKQLEALDPYELRARGLDETLELTELGRALFHLNQRRGFKSNRKTDAGDNESGKIIDATARLDWAMRDHRARTYGEFLHMRRQKADTPRTTPAVRTRLTIAARDGAEKEESGYDFYPDRQHLRDEFDALWEAQAEYHGVLTEDLRDEIGTIIFHQRPLKTPKVGKCLFTNEERVASAHPLNQRRILVETVNALRVAQLGEVARALTLEERDTILHALDNKAHTKSLSGMSIKLKALGKVIKLRSGQYFTLETANRDAIACDPVRASLSKPDRIGSYWSTLDHNAQWEVVNRIRAVQSDADHRELVAWLVSQHRLAAEHAEGAAYAPLPDGYSRLGITATKRILAALEANVIPYSKAVESCGWHHSDERTGEVLDRLPYYGEILDRHVIPGTYDDSDDDITRFGRITNPTVHIGLNQLRRLVNRIIEVHGKPDEIVVELARDLKLSQDQKADVERTIKKNTQAAIRRGEKLEEMGVPNTGGNRMVLRLWEDLNDDDVMKRFCPYTGQRISAGMLFDGSCDVDHILPFSRTLDDGFTNKTLCLKEANRKKRNYAPHEAAEKGLLDRDAMDSVAKYLPDNKAWRFAPDAIERFEGERDFTARALKDTQYLSRLARTYLDALYDGGDDKSHVWVVPGRLTEMLRRHWGLNGLEALADSDEKTVKRKNRTDHRHHAIDAAVVAATDRSLIQKISKIAASDEQAGAEDTLKSTPPPWDSFRDDIAAQLQNITVSHRADHGRTDSLAKGRGEDTTSGALHEATALGIIDETHVTVRIPIESLKSGHLIEGSRNGYIRDPYLRDQLTLATKNGSDKDFTTVLQKFFDRSKRYGGTRRVRIIKTLQDTARISVPHNAPIKAYKGGSNHAFEIWRLPNGKIESQVITTWEHHNLTEPKRPHPAAKRIIRLHKTDMVAIERDGKTVICFVQKTDPSNGAFLVPHFEANADGRKRKNEPVEWYQMSANSLIKADLRRVGVDEMGRVRDPGPPPIR; this comes from the coding sequence ATGCGTTTGGGTTTGGACATCGGTAGCACGTCAATCGGGTGGTGGATTTATGAAACGACGGACGGCCAGATAACATCTGTCATTGATGGTGGTGTGCGTATTTTCTCTGATGGGCGTGACCCCAAATCCAAAGGATCACTCGCCGTGGATCGACGCGTGGCGCGGGCACAACGGCGCAGGCGAGATCGATATTTGCGACGTAAAGCGGCCCTGATGAAACGGATGGCGGAAGTTGGGTTGATGCCGTCGGACCCGAAGCAAGCCAAACAGTTGGAAGCACTCGATCCTTATGAACTACGGGCACGAGGGCTCGATGAAACACTTGAATTGACAGAACTCGGGCGGGCTTTGTTTCACCTGAACCAGAGGCGAGGGTTCAAATCGAACCGCAAGACCGATGCAGGCGACAATGAAAGCGGCAAAATCATAGACGCGACAGCGCGTCTGGATTGGGCCATGCGGGACCATAGGGCGCGGACGTATGGTGAATTCCTGCACATGCGTCGCCAGAAGGCCGACACACCTCGTACGACGCCCGCCGTTCGCACGCGCCTTACGATTGCTGCGCGGGATGGGGCTGAAAAGGAGGAGTCCGGGTATGATTTCTATCCGGACCGGCAGCATCTGCGCGATGAGTTTGATGCACTTTGGGAGGCTCAGGCGGAGTATCATGGTGTCCTAACAGAGGACTTGAGAGATGAAATAGGCACCATCATTTTCCACCAACGTCCCCTGAAAACACCGAAAGTCGGCAAGTGCTTGTTCACCAATGAGGAACGTGTGGCGTCCGCCCATCCGCTGAACCAACGGCGCATTCTAGTTGAAACGGTAAATGCGCTTCGCGTTGCCCAGCTGGGCGAAGTGGCGCGTGCTCTGACGTTGGAGGAGCGCGACACGATTTTGCACGCGCTGGACAACAAGGCACATACGAAATCGCTGTCGGGGATGAGCATAAAGCTCAAGGCGCTTGGAAAGGTTATCAAGCTGCGGTCAGGGCAATATTTCACACTCGAGACTGCCAATCGTGATGCTATCGCCTGTGATCCGGTCCGCGCAAGCCTGTCAAAACCGGATCGCATCGGGTCGTATTGGTCGACCCTGGATCATAACGCTCAGTGGGAGGTCGTAAACCGCATCCGCGCTGTGCAAAGTGACGCGGACCATAGGGAATTGGTCGCCTGGTTGGTGTCGCAACACCGCCTGGCTGCCGAACATGCCGAGGGTGCAGCCTATGCACCGCTGCCCGATGGATATAGCCGTTTGGGGATCACTGCAACAAAACGGATTCTTGCAGCGCTGGAAGCAAACGTTATCCCCTACAGCAAAGCGGTTGAAAGTTGTGGTTGGCACCATTCGGATGAGCGCACAGGTGAGGTGCTGGACCGGTTGCCCTATTATGGTGAAATCCTTGATCGGCACGTCATCCCCGGCACTTACGATGACAGTGACGATGATATCACCCGCTTTGGACGCATCACCAATCCTACGGTTCATATCGGGCTGAACCAACTTCGCCGGTTAGTGAACCGGATCATCGAGGTGCATGGAAAGCCAGACGAAATTGTCGTCGAACTCGCCCGTGATTTGAAACTGTCACAAGACCAAAAGGCGGACGTTGAACGAACCATCAAGAAAAACACACAAGCGGCCATCCGGCGAGGTGAAAAGCTTGAAGAGATGGGCGTGCCTAACACTGGCGGCAACCGCATGGTTCTGCGTCTTTGGGAAGATTTGAACGACGATGATGTGATGAAACGGTTCTGCCCCTACACGGGGCAACGTATCAGTGCGGGCATGTTGTTTGATGGTTCTTGCGATGTCGACCACATCCTGCCGTTTTCACGGACACTGGATGATGGGTTCACCAACAAGACGCTTTGCCTGAAAGAAGCGAATCGAAAGAAGCGCAACTATGCCCCTCATGAAGCCGCTGAAAAGGGCCTGCTTGATCGTGATGCGATGGACTCGGTGGCGAAATATCTACCTGACAACAAAGCTTGGCGTTTTGCGCCCGACGCGATAGAGCGGTTCGAGGGCGAACGCGATTTCACCGCCCGCGCGCTAAAAGATACACAGTATCTATCGCGGCTGGCACGAACTTATCTAGATGCGCTTTATGATGGTGGTGATGATAAATCCCACGTCTGGGTGGTGCCGGGACGGTTGACGGAAATGCTGCGGCGGCATTGGGGCCTTAACGGGTTGGAAGCTCTGGCTGACAGTGATGAGAAAACCGTCAAACGCAAGAATCGGACCGATCATCGCCACCATGCGATTGATGCGGCTGTGGTCGCTGCCACCGATCGCAGTTTGATCCAGAAGATTAGCAAGATAGCGGCCAGTGATGAACAGGCAGGCGCAGAGGACACGCTGAAATCCACGCCGCCGCCGTGGGACAGTTTTCGCGATGACATTGCCGCCCAATTGCAAAACATTACCGTCAGTCATCGCGCAGATCATGGACGCACGGACTCACTGGCGAAGGGCAGAGGCGAAGACACCACCAGTGGGGCGCTCCACGAAGCGACAGCGCTCGGTATCATTGACGAAACCCACGTAACCGTACGGATTCCTATCGAATCACTCAAGTCAGGCCATCTGATCGAGGGTAGCCGCAATGGATATATCCGCGACCCTTATCTGCGCGACCAACTGACACTTGCCACGAAAAACGGGTCTGACAAGGATTTCACGACAGTGTTGCAAAAGTTCTTTGACCGGAGCAAACGGTACGGAGGCACGCGGCGGGTGCGGATTATCAAAACGCTCCAAGATACCGCGCGGATTTCGGTGCCGCATAATGCCCCTATCAAGGCCTATAAGGGCGGCAGCAATCATGCGTTTGAAATCTGGCGTTTGCCCAACGGCAAGATTGAGTCGCAAGTCATCACGACGTGGGAACATCATAATCTGACTGAGCCCAAGCGCCCGCATCCAGCGGCCAAAAGGATCATCCGGCTGCATAAGACAGACATGGTTGCGATTGAACGAGACGGTAAGACGGTCATTTGTTTTGTACAAAAGACTGACCCTTCCAATGGTGCGTTTTTGGTGCCCCACTTCGAGGCGAACGCGGATGGCCGAAAGCGGAAAAACGAACCAGTCGAGTGGTATCAAATGTCAGCCAACTCTTTGATCAAGGCCGATTTGCGTCGTGTCGGCGTCGATGAAATGGGCCGCGTTCGCGACCCCGGCCCCCCGCCGATTAGGTAA